A window of Clostridioides sp. ES-S-0010-02 genomic DNA:
AATCTTTTGCTTTCAATCACTGTATTCACCACCCTTAAAACACAACCTTAAGCGTTGTATACAACTTCTCCATTACATATAGTATAATTAACTTTCCCATATAGAGATTTACCTCTAAATGGGGAATTGTCAGCTTTAGAAGCAAAATCTTCAACTATCCATTCTTCTTCAGGATTAAATATAACAATATCTGCTACTGCTCCTTCTTCTATAAAACCAACATTTAAATTGTATAGTTTTGCAGGATTTGTAGACATTTTTTCTATTAACTGCATCATACTAAGATGATTTTTATATACTAAGTTTGTTATTCCAAGAGACAACGAAGTTTCAAGCCCTATAATACCACTTGGAGCTTTTATAAACTCTCTATCTTTTTCTTCTTTACTATGAGGTGCATGGTCTGTTGCTATTATCTCAATAGTACCATCATTTAACCCTTCTATAATCTTATCTCTATCCCACTTAGTTCTTAAAGGCGGATTCATTTTTGCATTTGTTCCAAACTCTAATACATCTTCCTCAGTCAGTGTAAAGTGATGTGGTGAAGCTTCTGCAACTACGTTTGCTCCAAGATATTTTGCAAATCTAACCATATCAACAGAAACCCCAGAACTTATATGTTGTATATCAATCTTAGCACCAGTTTTTAGTGCTAACATGCAATCTCTAGCAACCATTACATCTTCTGCTACATTCGATGCACCTTTTAGACCAAGCTCTGAAGCTATCTTTCCTGCATTTACGCCAGGATTTCCAACTAAAGAAGGGTCTTCTTCATGAAAACTAAGTGGTACATCTAACTCTTTTGCCTTAATCATTGCTTCCATAATTAGACTGCTATCCATTAAAGGTAATCCATCATCAGTAAATCCTGGAACTCCAGCCTTTTTAAGATTTTCCATATCCACTAACTCTTTACCTTCAAAACCTTTTGTTATAGCTGCTGCTTGTAAAACATTTATACATGCATTTTTTGCTTTTTCCTTCACATAGTTAAAAGTATCTTCATTATCTACAATTGGGTCAGTATTTGCCATACATATAACTGTTGTAAATCCACCTCTAGCTGCAGATTTAGCTCCACTATCTATATCTTCTTTATATGTAAATCCTGGGTCTCTAAAATGTACATGTACATCTACTAATCCAGGTGCAACTATATTCCCACTAGCATCTATTATTTTTTCAAATTCATCATTTTCATCAAAATTACCTATTTTATAGATTTTATTTTCTTTTATAATTAAATCTATTTTCTCATCTCTTTGACTCTTAGGGTCTATCACTCTACCATTTTTAATTAAAATCATGTTATTTCTCCTTTATAATTTTCATTTATATAGACTCATATAATATTATACATTATTTTACAT
This region includes:
- a CDS encoding dihydroorotase, whose amino-acid sequence is MILIKNGRVIDPKSQRDEKIDLIIKENKIYKIGNFDENDEFEKIIDASGNIVAPGLVDVHVHFRDPGFTYKEDIDSGAKSAARGGFTTVICMANTDPIVDNEDTFNYVKEKAKNACINVLQAAAITKGFEGKELVDMENLKKAGVPGFTDDGLPLMDSSLIMEAMIKAKELDVPLSFHEEDPSLVGNPGVNAGKIASELGLKGASNVAEDVMVARDCMLALKTGAKIDIQHISSGVSVDMVRFAKYLGANVVAEASPHHFTLTEEDVLEFGTNAKMNPPLRTKWDRDKIIEGLNDGTIEIIATDHAPHSKEEKDREFIKAPSGIIGLETSLSLGITNLVYKNHLSMMQLIEKMSTNPAKLYNLNVGFIEEGAVADIVIFNPEEEWIVEDFASKADNSPFRGKSLYGKVNYTICNGEVVYNA